The Amaranthus tricolor cultivar Red isolate AtriRed21 chromosome 14, ASM2621246v1, whole genome shotgun sequence DNA window GTTGTCAACTCAAAACTAAGGCGAAAAAAACAAGGTTTTAGCAATTTAATGCGACAATGTGTTACTTGATGACATTAAGATAATGAAATATTGTTCAACCACGCGCAGGTTGAGATCGTGATGGATCTAGAGGAACAATTCAATATCAATGTGGATGAAGATAAAGCTCAAGATATTACAACAATCCAACAAGCTGCAGATGTTATTGAGTCTCTTCTTGAGAAGAAAGCTTAATTAAAATCTATATTATTATCTAAATTATGTTCTCTAAGTTAGCTGCCCGTTTTAAGTCTTGAATGGGGCAGTTAGCTAGCTAGCTAGAGATTCTTGTTCTACTTATCCTAAGGCTTTTTTTGGCTTCCATTTCTCTCAATTCTTGTTGATTCTATTCGCACTCCCATTTTTGGACTCTATTGTTGTGAGCCTATGAGTTGTTTTGTTAGTCAaaaagatttgattttttgatgtGTTCAAGACAATCTTAATGTTTCTCACTCgacattttcctttattttattatcattttagCTATTATCTCATCGATATTGGGTAGCAAATTGAGACGCAAGAAGAATCTAGACTCAAGTCTGTCTAAGTTACGGCCTTGGTCATTGATTAAGAGATGTGTATCATATAAATCAAAGACAATAATAGCCGAGTTAGttcaatttatcttttaaaattaaGGCTCTGGCATAATTGTTTTTGTCTTTTGTTTCTAAAATGAGCTTATCATTTGCATAATGAATTTATAACAAGAAAAATTACGTAGAAAAATCTaaacttttattgattttcctataataattcaaatttttgattaaccatgaataattccaattttAGTATCACTTACCAAAGAACATTGTTGTCCAAATGGTGATCGAAGTTTGCAAGTAATtgctaacaaaaaaaaataaaatattaaaattcataagataaaatcaaaaaataaacttatttaatttctcttttgaattttctaaaatttttcaattttttataatttaattttgcatttacttttttattttttatgcaaaataacTTGTTGTATAGGTAAGAACTAAGAAGTCATCTTGGTGCATTCTTAGTAAGCACCCCTTATAGTTGGAGttattcatatttaatcaaaagttgagattattgtagggaaatgagtaaaatgttaaattattccgcataattttctttattatttactTCTTCCTTTTTTACTTACACACAAATATCTTTTTACACAATCTACTAGACTTGttgaattatttatatgtaaaattatatacaattaaaaattataaaaatttaatattaaaatattataagacGAGCTGAATGATACAAAATTTTATCAGATCTTATCCGAAAAAGACGGTATTTAGGATGGAGTGGTAGTGAAAATCCTCTTAATTATTGAACTGCACTTTACACTACTATTGTTGACTAAGCGCTGACTGGCCAATATAAAGTTCCTGCACAACACAATTCTCCAGCTTTTTCTCTCTAGTGATCTTCAAGGTTTTCGAACAGTCTAAATTGTAAGAACCCTAAGTCTTTATCTTTTCTTCTATACAATTTCATCTacattttagttaattttttttatattggcTTACTGGCATGTATGATCGTCTTATCTTTGTTTTAGGTTTCAGTTTGATTTAGTATAATCCTGATTTAGTTGATGAAATTAGGGGTTTCTgtgttttttaatcttttgtcTGCAATTTCTGGGTAATAATTTGATTTCTGAACTTTGCAATACTTTACCCTCGTGCAAGTTCTACTGTCATGGAGTACTTTTTAGGGAAGTTGATCACTTACAAGCATTTTTGGCCCCCATTTAAGCTTTGATTTTCTTGTTTCTTAATTTTGATGGTAGAAAAATCATTTTCCTTGCATCTGTAGTGATGGAGTTAAAATTCTTGATCATAATATGTAATGCTTCTTTATAACTTTGTGTTAATCGAGAATCATGGGTTAGTCcatttaaaatgataattgtGATATACTGATATATAGGGTCCGTCTCcgttattttttcaaatatccGTTAAAGTTTAGAATCAACCCTTCATAAAGAGACCCCATTTCTTTCGATTTACCTAGGTCCAAAAAATACCAGAAACGGCACTAGTTGAGAGATTTTTCTTTCACTCTAGAATGAGGTTTGATACTCAACACCTAAAGGAATTATTAGTTCACTCCCCTTGCCCATATTAGAGATTCTCTAACCTATCCctgaatcaaaaatcaaaaaaaaaaaatactttgtgTTGATTGTTTAGGTTTTTTGCCTGAATACATTCTAATTTATccatattttgaatttgaaaatccGAGAAAGGGATAAGAAAACAAATGACAATGCTTAAGACTAGATCAGAGGAGGAGGTGGTAATGCTCGTGGACGCGGAGGAGGAAGAGGAAACGGAATCCGATGAAGATGAGAGTGAAAGCGAAGAAATATCAATAATGCATTATGCATCATCACAAAAGATATTATTAGTAGGAGAAGGCGATTTTTCGTTTTCCCTATGTTTAGCCCGAACATTCGGGACATCGTACAACATAGTCACTACATCTCTTGATTCTCTTGAGATGTTAGGAAAGAAATACAGCAATGGAGTAGAGAATGTAAGGGAATTGGAAGAGCGAGGGTGCATAGTAATCCATGGTGTTGATGCAACCGAAATGAGCCAACATTACTTTCTTTCTACTCAAAGATTTGATAGAATCATCTATAACTTCCCTCATGTTGGGTTTATGTTCCCCGAAAATAGTTCGTGTCAAATCGAGATGAACAAAAGGCTTGTGACAGAGTTCTTAAGGAATGCGAAACTACTACTGACGAAATCAGGAGAAGTACATGTAAGCCACAAGGAAGGACAGCCCTATAGCCAGTGGAACTTAGCCAAGAAGGCTGAGACAATTGGACTTAGATTCCACCTTAAGGTGCCTTTTCGGAGGGCGGACTACCCTGGATACTCGAACAAGCGTGCTGATGGTTTCTTCGCGGATGAGTCCTTCCCGTTGTTCCCTGCTTCCACCTTCATCTTTCACCTTGATGACATCTCTGCTTGAGACTTATGTCTCCAAAAATGGTTTTCTGGTAATAATTCCCCTGAACTTTTCTTGAAATTTAGTTTGTTGGGTTCGAATTATAATCAAGTATTTGGTAAAATAGTTTATTTGGccattttagcttattttgatacaaattgAGGGTTGGGTGGTCAAACTATCTGATGctaatgtttgataaattaacTGGTTAAAACagtttattgttatgaataaactgtttttgaacaagctgctcataGCAGTGGATTCACAATCAGTTGgtcaaaccaattaataaaatcagctaGTCAAATTAGCCGATATGATCAGCTACCAGCTATCAGCCGTTTGTCAAACACCCTTTATATTAAAATGGGTCGTTTGATCATGTGGTAGGTTTATGAGTCTTCTTTGGCTTATATATTTGATGATCTTTTTAGGGTTTCTAACCTATTATGTTTAAACTTAGTCAGTTGAAACTTGTGCAAGCATACAGCAAGTCATATAACTGTTTTCATCAATTCATTTGCCCGTTTGAGAAATTCAGCAACTGACCGGGAAGACTTCTCGTGCAGCGATGCAGGTTTCCGTTGTCCTTGATGAGGTTGTTTGTACCTTCTGGACGATGCAGCTCTGGATCGAGCCAAAGGAcgcaattttcttttcttttctatttcTTATCGACTGTACAAGATGGGATTTGATCATTTGCATGAGCAGACACTAATCTTATTTGAAATATTGTTGAATGTAtatagatcattgatcattgaccatATTATCTCAACTTATCATAACCACAAAATCAATCTCTCTTCTTACGTAATCTGCTTCTTTCTTTGCTTTTTAAATGTTCTATTTGCAATTTACACGTTTactaatgcactaatttaatctttaatatctctaattgtgcataattaaaaattataaaaaatagacattaatacaccttatgttgagatgaatcaaacaacatTCCATTTGACTATGTATTAATTTATAGATATAGATTAAGAAGAaatttacaaattaagaataattgcaAAATAGCACTCAAAAAGCAAATATgacatttgaaaagaaacggaagagtaaataatataaattgtaaaataaagCAAAATCATCGGGGACACAAAAGTATAAAAATGTCGATATTCGTAcaacaaattcatataatcttATCATAAACGTTCAAATATCATTGTGGCATTTTACAACCTAATAGTAAACCcaataaacaatatattttaGTTTGCACTTTTGACCAATAAATCACACCTCAATAAAAACAATGTCATgtacttaaatttttatttctcttcAAGAATGTCGAGTCAGTGCCAAGGACAACCTTGACCCAGCAAAGCAAATGTAGCAAAGTGAAATAATGCCGGAGATCATCTTTCACGGAACCTATGCTGGACCATTGTTTTGAATCGTCAACGCGCACATGTTCTTCTCGCCAGGGAGTTCTCGACATGCTCAAACACGCGAGTTCGTGTAGGTGCGCCAAATGCATTCTGGGAAATATTAATAGCCAGGAAGGGAAAGAAAGAAATGATGTCAAATGTGTGCAGATGAAAAACGTGCAAAAACGAGTTGCAGAATGTTGAATCTTTGTAATTTAACTCGTTAGTCACGATCTAGAGCTGATCAGATCGGCTTGGGGAAAAGCTCATTCAAGCCGACTTGATGATTAGCTCTAGACCGTCTTCAATTcgattatcaaaaaaaatttaaaacggGAAGGGATATAAAACGAGTTATCGAAGGCATTAAGTTCTCGGAGAACAGAAATTACCATAACGAAGACCTTGGAAAAGAACAACCTCCATCCGTTGGTTCCTCCATTTCGGCAACACCACTACCGGTTGCAGATATCACTTTGTTATCGGGATTTCCTTCGCCCTCGTCTTTCTTAAGGGAGGTAGCATCTGCATTAATTTTAGAGGTATTTGAAACGCAATGCTTTTGCAGCCACCGGTCTGTCTCCCAAAGAAGATGCATGATGCTCTCTCTAGCCGAATACCCATGACTCTCATAAGGAAGAATTACTAATCGGCAAAGGGCTCCATGACCCTTCAAAGCGGTGTAGAATCGTTCCGACTAAAAAATTTTGCAAGTGAATGTAATAAGTAAAGGACAGTGATTCAATAAGATCTAAGCATTTCAAAACTAGCCTCGATAGTCCTACAGTGAATTGGATATTCAGCCGTGGAAAATTACAGTAAATGAATATTATTGTCAACTTCTTTGATATCCCACCTCTCCGACTAACTATAGTTTCTTCACGCCACTCATCTATCAAAGTTCTGACAATTCGTTTCATTAAATATGAAAGGGTCCATCAAATGGTTGTTGGGGGAACTATTGACTGCTTGACTAGCTAAAAGTGTTTGTTGATTTGCTAAAAATTTAGCCAGGTGTTCAAGCCAATTGTaatggagatgtttggtaaattttagttgtttcgCTGTTGGTTGTTTGTTAAGAGAAAAAAGCGAGTCAAAAGGCCAAAATTCAATGAATAAGCTACTCACTATAGAAATTTGGTCCGGATTTTTAGTAGGCTTAAAAGCTATTTGTCCGAAACACTTTTTTGTTGTTTAACCAGCCAAAAATCAAAAAGTTAAAAGCTAGacaaaaatacaataaaaaagcCAATTTCCTTGCACACCCGAAGAATAACATGTATCATACAACATTCAACAGAATACAAAGGTGAAAATCAGACGGAAATTACCTGCATTGTCAATGTTCCTGAGTTGTTATCTTGTTCTCCATGAACAAGCAAAATGGGCCTCTTGATCTTACTAGCCGACATAAAAGGGCTCATTTCTATATAAGTGTTTGTCGCCTCCCAAAGTGTTCTATCCTCAttctataaaatcaaaaacatcaATACCAAAACACTCGTTGAAATAAATAGTATTTGACGATGACGGAAAACAAAATATGTACCTGAAATCCAAATGGTGTTAGAGTTCGATTATATGCTCCGGATCGAGCAATTCCACAGCAGAAAAGATGAGAAGCATGTGCCAAAAGGTTTGCAGTCATGAATGCTCCATAAGAGTGACCTCCAACAGCTATCTTGTCCGGATGAGCAACCTTCAAAAGCAAAGCATGCCTAAGTAAATGTATTCTAAATTTTGTCTATGCCATAATATATGCTCATTGCTTAGTTCATATAAATGGGACGGAGGGATTAAATGATCGACAAAAAAGCTTACCCCTCGTCGGATAACTTCTTGCACAGCAGCCTCGGCACTAGCAATGAGTTGTTCTACATACCTAGTGAAAAAATCTTCAGTCCGGAAAGGCTTTAAAAATATGCTTAAGGGATTGAACAGTAAAGAAATCTTCCAATGTCGATATTTATAACGATCGCTAAAGACAAGAAATCACAttgtaatttgaaaataaacatGATGGAGTAACACTGTATGCATGTTTACCGGTCATTAGCTTCTTCATCACCCTCGCCAATGATAGGAATGGTAGGTCCCGACAAAACAGCAAACCTGTTGATAGGCACGACTTGGTATATTCAGTCTAAATGATGGAGATATAATAACTTAACAAGGGCATACCAAGTAAATGTGCATAATCTCGAAGAGGATGACACAGACCTTCTAGCCAACCAGAGAAGGGGCGAGGTGGGACCTATGCTAGCAAACTCGTTGGGAGAACCGCGAACTTGCCCAGCGGCATCTTTACTTTTAAATTCTCCGGGATATGACCAGACGAGACATGGAAGAGGTCCATCTTTAGAGGAGTCATACCCCGGGGGCAAGTATAATGTAGCAGTAAGCTGCACCCCGTCACTACGTTGGTACTTGATCATTTCTTTATGTAACGAAGCTAGTTGAGGATAAGGGTGCGGGAAGTTCGTAATTTGGAACGGCCTCTTATCCGGCCAACTTTGCACGAAATACTGGGTGTTCTCGGTTTTTGATTCCTTTGAAGTAAGTATTCTCAATTGGTTAAGAAATATATCCCCTTCAATTTGATCGGACATCAAGGCAACCACCGTCTCATAATACTTTTTCTTGTCACTCTGCCATATTCTTTCTTTGTTGCCTGTATTACTGAAACAATTTTGTGTCGGGGTAAAAAGTAACTTATGTTAACTTCGTTATCGAGAAATTGACTGTAGAAATGCATTTTATCCTTTTAGCACTTACATGTCCAGCAAATCGAGAAAAGGTATGTTTCCTTCAGGTGTAGCACCATTACCATTCAGCAATAAATAAGTTGTATCATCTTCTTCCTTCCGAATCTTTGCAATGACATATGTTCCATCTGGAGTTCTTCGTGACATGGGAGAACCAGGATCAGAATATACATCTTCAAAGGACCTATCAAATAATATACGTGGACCGACATCTTCTCTCCCAGGAGATATCACCCAAGTTTTTAATCGCCGCGTTTTATACCAAGACTCGTACACTAGAGCTAGAGAATCATCACACCAGGATATTCCCCTGCGAAGGTATAGGACGGAAAATTGACCAAGGTTTCAGCCTCTGACCAAAAATTACATTATAACACCAGCATTTAAATTATcgaaaaataaataagagatTTAAAGATCTTCAACTTAGTATACACGACGATAGgaggcaaaaagtttttttccGAGCCAATATAAACATGGGAGAAACAAACAGTAATTGTTTTAAAGTGTAGTCAGGATTTAGAGGGGATAACCAATGACGAGAAATGAAATAACAGTTATACCCATATCGAAGATCAAGTTTATGTAAGATGGTGGGTTCTTCGCCTTCACTTGATTCAGCAGATTGCGTATAAATGATATCTCGAGGGGAAGCTTCCACCTTTGCATCACCTCCATCTTGTGTCTCCACCCTAAAGTTccaattaaaacataaaaaaactatCGATGCAAAAAGGGGAAATGCTTGGAAATTTCCATGCATGTAAACAATGAAAAGCAAGTTAATAGGCATGTGTTTTTCACAACATTATGTTATCGAAATGACCCGAAACTTCCCTAATTTTAGCATTTTTCTGTTTTCCACGAGAATGTTTATAAATGAATTACTCCATAAAACTAGAAACATAGAGCTTACTATATTGACTCATAGTTACTATTCATTTCTCAAGAGGAGACAGGGGGCGGTGGGTTCTCGCAAATACAAATAGAAGATTACCAGTAAATATCTGAAGGTCTATCAGCTCTCCAATTGATCGAACGCATCCCTTTCCGCACACTATTATGAGCAATAGGAATATCCTCTGCCAAAGGCAAATCACAGAGTTGTCTCACAAGCTTTCCCTCAGCCGTCCATACTTCAACCTTCTTCGGAAATCTTCCACAAGGTACTATGTAAGAGTATGGCCGGTGGATCGAACTTATCATTATGTATTTTTGATCCGGTGATGGGTCCAATGATGTGTACACAGCTGGTGGCCCAAAGAGTTTCACGGTTCCATTCAAAAAGACCATCACGAGTTGTGAAGTTGCGTAATAATCAAACAGATCTTCATCATATTCATCCTTTAGTAG harbors:
- the LOC130799759 gene encoding probable glutamyl endopeptidase, chloroplastic, translated to MRLHKVYHRLSSLPFTIHNNYHLSSSCHRFTLSPPSFLSFSPFKFSLKSTSHNSRTVSGKPLGSTMSRLQAVSGENVSVGGFNGSASVSDYEDDLATSVGYQLPPPEIRDIVDAPPLPALSISPHRDKVLFLKRRSLTPLIDLARPEEKLAGVRIDGKSNSRSRMSFYTGIAIHQLTSDGTLGPEKEVHGLPVGARINFVTWSNDGQHLAFSVRVDEDYGGIGKLQLWVANVESGQAKPLFNSEDIYVNAVFDNFVWVDDSTLLVCTIPSSRGDPPMKPLVPPGPKIQSNEQKNTIQLRTFQDLLKDEYDEDLFDYYATSQLVMVFLNGTVKLFGPPAVYTSLDPSPDQKYIMISSIHRPYSYIVPCGRFPKKVEVWTAEGKLVRQLCDLPLAEDIPIAHNSVRKGMRSINWRADRPSDIYWVETQDGGDAKVEASPRDIIYTQSAESSEGEEPTILHKLDLRYGGISWCDDSLALVYESWYKTRRLKTWVISPGREDVGPRILFDRSFEDVYSDPGSPMSRRTPDGTYVIAKIRKEEDDTTYLLLNGNGATPEGNIPFLDLLDINTGNKERIWQSDKKKYYETVVALMSDQIEGDIFLNQLRILTSKESKTENTQYFVQSWPDKRPFQITNFPHPYPQLASLHKEMIKYQRSDGVQLTATLYLPPGYDSSKDGPLPCLVWSYPGEFKSKDAAGQVRGSPNEFASIGPTSPLLWLARRFAVLSGPTIPIIGEGDEEANDRYVEQLIASAEAAVQEVIRRGVAHPDKIAVGGHSYGAFMTANLLAHASHLFCCGIARSGAYNRTLTPFGFQNEDRTLWEATNTYIEMSPFMSASKIKRPILLVHGEQDNNSGTLTMQSERFYTALKGHGALCRLVILPYESHGYSARESIMHLLWETDRWLQKHCVSNTSKINADATSLKKDEGEGNPDNKVISATGSGVAEMEEPTDGGCSFPRSSL
- the LOC130799760 gene encoding uncharacterized protein At4g26485-like, which gives rise to MTMLKTRSEEEVVMLVDAEEEEETESDEDESESEEISIMHYASSQKILLVGEGDFSFSLCLARTFGTSYNIVTTSLDSLEMLGKKYSNGVENVRELEERGCIVIHGVDATEMSQHYFLSTQRFDRIIYNFPHVGFMFPENSSCQIEMNKRLVTEFLRNAKLLLTKSGEVHVSHKEGQPYSQWNLAKKAETIGLRFHLKVPFRRADYPGYSNKRADGFFADESFPLFPASTFIFHLDDISA